Below is a genomic region from Nitrospirota bacterium.
GGACCTCAAGAAAAAGATCCGCGACATCGTATGGGAAGTGGGTTTTAAATATTCCCTCTATATCTCTCCCCTCATCTTCACACGATACGAGATAGAGGAGTCACCGCTGCGAGTCTCTCCCCTGGTCCATAATATCGTTGACGAGGGGGTGCCGGTGTGACGGACAAGGACGTTCTCTTCACCTATCGCCTGCAGGAGGCGGAGGAAACCCTGTCAGAAGCCGTGAGAATGCTGGAGACAGACTTCAGCCCCCGGTCCATCGTCAACAGGGCCTACTATGCCATATTCTATGCGTTGCTGGCTTTGCTGCTGAAAACATGCTCGCCCATGAAAACATCGAAG
It encodes:
- a CDS encoding nucleotidyltransferase domain-containing protein, which gives rise to MDKNDYEIARELKQRLAEIVPLLDFRVFGSRARGGADEFSDMDVFLEVETINRDLKKKIRDIVWEVGFKYSLYISPLIFTRYEIEESPLRVSPLVHNIVDEGVPV